One [Clostridium] saccharolyticum WM1 DNA segment encodes these proteins:
- a CDS encoding hydrolase: MNTAITRQQALELLMKYNKEPFHLLHGLTVEGVMRWYAGEMGFGEEEEFWGIAGLLHDVDFEQFPEEHCKRAPELLAEIGAEEELVRAVCSHGYGICSHVKPEHMMEKILFAADELTGLIGAAARMRPSKSVMDLEVTSLKKKFKDKRFAAGCSREVIAAGAENMGWTLDELFEKTILAMRSCEDQVNQEMRE, translated from the coding sequence ATGAACACAGCAATCACAAGACAACAGGCATTGGAATTACTTATGAAATATAATAAGGAACCGTTTCATCTGCTTCACGGTCTGACTGTGGAAGGGGTGATGCGCTGGTACGCAGGAGAAATGGGATTTGGTGAGGAGGAAGAATTCTGGGGGATCGCAGGGCTTCTTCATGATGTGGATTTTGAACAGTTCCCTGAGGAGCACTGCAAGAGAGCACCGGAACTTCTTGCTGAAATAGGGGCAGAGGAAGAACTGGTCCGGGCTGTCTGCAGCCATGGCTATGGCATCTGTTCCCATGTAAAGCCGGAGCATATGATGGAAAAGATCTTATTTGCAGCAGATGAACTGACCGGGCTCATCGGAGCGGCAGCCAGGATGCGTCCCTCCAAAAGCGTCATGGATTTAGAAGTCACCAGCTTAAAAAAGAAGTTTAAGGACAAGCGCTTTGCGGCAGGCTGCTCCAGGGAAGTGATTGCCGCAGGTGCTGAGAACATGGGGTGGACGCTTGATGAGCTGTTTGAGAAAACCATTCTTGCCATGCGTTCCTGCGAGGATCAAGTAAACCAGGAAATGAGAGAGTAA
- a CDS encoding FAD-dependent oxidoreductase translates to MGKRVLIVGGVAGGASAAARIRRLDADASITILERGEHVSFSNCSLPYYLSRTVEDKDELVLMTPEGFKNSYDIEVRVNSEVCGIDRTLKKIRIKDRVSGREYEESYDELVLSPGSYPIRPNSIEGVTLPHVFTVRNVKDIETLDQYISREEVRRVVVIGGGFIGLEVAENLKSAGKQVAVAEAANQIMAPFDYDMSQILQKELYDQGVELAVGDGVKAITEDKVILNSGRELPCDAVVLSIGVLPETELAKQAGLETGETGAIKVAPDYRTSDPHIYAVGDAIEVYQRLTHKPIKLPLAGPALRQARAAADAMYGMPSRNNGVIGSCAVRLFRLNAAATGLNERTAKANNIPCDFVYTIAMDKVGLMPGSSPMHFKLVFEVPTGRILGAQAIGKGSVDKRIDVIATLIAMNGTLEDLKDLELCYSPVFGTARDVVNLAALVALNVLHGVVKQVPVSNVRELVESKACIIDVRSRDEFEMGHLIGAVNIPLGELRQRISEIPHDRPVFLHCRTSQRSYNAAMALKGRGFDNVLNISGSFLGISYYEYFTDMTTGREKILTEYNFL, encoded by the coding sequence ATGGGTAAACGGGTTCTTATTGTTGGAGGTGTTGCGGGCGGTGCGTCCGCGGCAGCCAGAATCAGGCGTCTGGATGCAGATGCTTCCATAACCATATTGGAACGGGGCGAACATGTATCCTTCTCCAACTGCTCACTTCCCTATTATTTAAGCAGAACCGTAGAGGATAAAGACGAGCTGGTGCTGATGACGCCGGAGGGATTTAAGAATTCGTATGATATTGAGGTACGTGTTAACAGTGAGGTGTGCGGCATTGACCGCACCCTTAAGAAAATTCGTATCAAGGACCGTGTATCCGGCCGGGAATATGAAGAATCATATGATGAACTGGTGCTTTCACCGGGATCCTATCCTATCCGTCCCAATTCAATCGAAGGGGTGACTCTCCCTCATGTATTTACCGTGCGCAATGTGAAAGATATTGAAACGCTGGATCAGTATATTTCCAGGGAAGAAGTCCGCAGGGTGGTTGTAATCGGAGGCGGCTTTATCGGCCTGGAGGTGGCAGAAAATCTGAAATCAGCTGGAAAGCAGGTAGCTGTGGCAGAAGCTGCAAACCAGATCATGGCACCTTTTGATTATGATATGAGCCAGATTCTGCAAAAAGAGCTTTATGATCAGGGCGTGGAACTGGCTGTGGGTGACGGTGTTAAGGCCATCACTGAGGATAAGGTTATCTTAAACTCAGGCAGGGAGCTGCCCTGCGATGCAGTGGTGCTCTCCATTGGCGTACTGCCGGAGACAGAACTGGCAAAGCAGGCCGGTCTGGAAACCGGTGAAACCGGTGCCATCAAGGTGGCACCGGATTACCGCACCAGCGATCCGCATATCTATGCAGTGGGCGATGCCATCGAAGTCTACCAGCGTCTGACCCACAAACCAATTAAGCTCCCGTTAGCCGGTCCGGCTCTGCGGCAGGCAAGGGCTGCTGCTGATGCCATGTATGGCATGCCCTCCAGAAATAACGGCGTCATCGGCTCCTGTGCGGTCAGGCTGTTCCGGTTAAACGCTGCAGCCACAGGCTTAAATGAGAGAACCGCAAAAGCAAATAACATACCATGTGATTTTGTCTACACCATAGCCATGGATAAGGTAGGCTTAATGCCCGGCAGTTCTCCCATGCACTTTAAGCTGGTATTCGAAGTACCCACAGGTAGGATTCTGGGAGCCCAGGCCATCGGCAAAGGCAGCGTGGACAAACGAATCGACGTGATCGCAACTCTGATTGCCATGAACGGAACACTGGAGGATTTAAAAGATTTGGAACTCTGCTACTCACCGGTATTCGGCACTGCAAGAGATGTGGTTAATCTGGCTGCACTGGTGGCACTCAATGTCCTGCACGGAGTCGTTAAACAGGTTCCTGTAAGTAACGTGCGGGAGTTGGTGGAGAGCAAAGCCTGCATCATTGATGTAAGAAGCCGGGACGAGTTTGAGATGGGACATCTTATTGGAGCTGTAAATATCCCCTTAGGTGAATTGAGGCAGCGTATATCAGAGATTCCTCATGACAGGCCGGTATTCCTGCACTGCAGGACCAGCCAGAGAAGCTATAATGCGGCCATGGCGTTAAAGGGCCGCGGTTTTGACAATGTCCTGAATATATCCGGCTCCTTCCTTGGAATCAGTTATTATGAATATTTTACAGATATGACTACAGGACGGGAAAAGATACTTACGGAATATAATTTTCTGTAA
- a CDS encoding DUF523 domain-containing protein: protein MKKENILVSACLLGINCRYDGGNGLQEDLIGLMEKYNLIPVCPEQLGGLETPREPAEQLNRDDTGNLPGIRVVNRSGKDVTDSFVKGAEETLKLAGLYGCKRAILKERSPSCGHGIIYDGTFSGTKVPGSGVTARLLEENGIKVSGESAIGSF from the coding sequence ATGAAAAAAGAAAACATTCTGGTGAGTGCCTGTCTGCTGGGCATTAACTGCCGCTATGACGGCGGAAACGGCTTACAGGAAGATTTGATTGGCCTAATGGAGAAATACAACTTAATACCGGTCTGTCCGGAGCAGCTTGGAGGTCTGGAAACGCCAAGGGAGCCTGCAGAACAGCTTAACCGGGATGACACAGGGAACCTTCCTGGAATCCGTGTGGTGAACCGGTCAGGAAAGGACGTAACGGACAGCTTTGTAAAGGGAGCAGAGGAGACTTTAAAACTGGCCGGGCTTTACGGCTGCAAGAGGGCCATTTTAAAGGAACGGAGCCCATCCTGCGGACATGGGATTATTTACGATGGGACGTTTTCGGGGACAAAAGTTCCTGGGAGCGGTGTGACAGCAAGGCTTTTGGAGGAAAATGGAATCAAGGTATCAGGAGAATCCGCCATAGGGTCCTTTTAA
- a CDS encoding MalY/PatB family protein produces MDIEKFCRENCVERRGTGTLKWDSLQEIFGDSDLLPLWVADMEIQSPAAVREALVKRVEHGVFGYGAVENSYFDYFFAWQKKHHKVDLARENVRFATGVVGSLYAAVRAYTQEEASVIICPPVYYPFYDAILNTGRKLVTCELDNHNGYYTLDFEKFEKEIIDNKVEMFILCSPHNPVSRVWSEEELDTMFDICHRHGVLVVSDEIHQDFTYEGKKFVSSALVSNGKYKDILITLNAGSKTFNLAGLIHSHVIIFDKQLMAAYDAYIKGIGSPEVNLMGIVGVEAAFRGGEEWLENVKTLIIHNYNYMKQEFARELPEIIVTPLEGTYLSWIDLRGYLTGEETAGFIQNKCRLACDVGEWFSLMAHGFIRINLATDTKNVVTAVESIIKNIKEKVGE; encoded by the coding sequence ATGGACATTGAGAAGTTCTGTAGAGAAAATTGTGTGGAACGTCGGGGAACAGGCACCTTAAAGTGGGACTCACTTCAGGAAATTTTCGGAGATTCAGACCTGCTTCCGCTCTGGGTTGCTGATATGGAGATCCAGTCGCCGGCAGCAGTAAGGGAGGCGCTGGTAAAGCGCGTGGAGCACGGCGTGTTTGGCTATGGCGCCGTTGAGAATTCCTATTTTGATTATTTCTTTGCATGGCAGAAGAAGCATCATAAGGTAGATCTTGCCAGGGAAAATGTAAGATTTGCCACCGGAGTGGTGGGATCCCTGTATGCGGCGGTAAGGGCATATACCCAAGAGGAAGCGTCTGTGATTATCTGCCCCCCTGTATACTATCCATTTTATGATGCCATACTGAACACTGGCAGAAAGCTGGTAACCTGTGAACTTGATAATCACAACGGTTATTACACCCTGGATTTTGAAAAGTTTGAGAAGGAAATCATCGACAACAAGGTAGAGATGTTCATCCTGTGTTCTCCCCATAACCCTGTAAGCCGGGTATGGTCAGAGGAAGAGCTGGATACCATGTTTGACATCTGCCACAGGCATGGGGTATTGGTGGTCTCCGATGAGATTCATCAGGATTTTACCTATGAAGGGAAGAAGTTCGTATCATCCGCACTGGTCAGCAACGGGAAGTATAAGGATATTCTCATTACTCTGAATGCAGGTTCCAAGACCTTTAACTTAGCCGGGCTGATTCACTCCCATGTAATCATATTTGACAAACAGTTGATGGCTGCCTATGATGCATACATCAAAGGCATTGGTTCCCCGGAAGTTAACCTCATGGGGATTGTAGGCGTGGAGGCCGCTTTCCGGGGAGGGGAAGAATGGCTGGAGAACGTGAAGACATTGATTATTCACAATTATAATTATATGAAGCAGGAGTTTGCAAGGGAGCTTCCGGAGATCATTGTTACGCCTCTTGAAGGAACCTATCTGTCCTGGATTGACTTAAGGGGCTATCTCACAGGGGAAGAAACCGCCGGATTTATCCAGAACAAGTGCCGTCTTGCCTGTGACGTCGGGGAATGGTTCAGCCTCATGGCTCATGGATTTATCCGGATCAATCTGGCTACAGATACAAAGAATGTTGTTACTGCTGTTGAAAGCATTATCAAAAACATCAAAGAAAAGGTGGGAGAATAA
- a CDS encoding cation:dicarboxylate symporter family transporter → MAVSISVICFLIYLGVLFVLQKKGKSFNVRVVAGLFGGIIFGAILKTVADDAAVSESLRWISLVGTAYTKLLKMMVIPLIFVSIVCAIINQKSGKNLGKITALVLAILLSTAAVAAVVGGVTATAFGVSAEGLEIGEAESKKTSQLEEKAKEGLSIEETIIDIIPSNPIFALTGQGNNATLSVVLFAAFLGIGVIGVRTYAPEQAEFFGKIMNSLNTLVVEVVMMIIMLTPFGIFSLMTKTIAGSDYTSILRLVTFVLASYTAIFIMFIIHGLILAAVGVSPLTYFKKAMTTLVFAFTSRTSAGTLPLTIRTLTDEMGVDNGVSNLAGSLSTSIGQNGCAAIYPAMLVIMVAPAVGQPITPSFFLLMVVIITFASIGIAGVGGGATFAGITVLSALGLPVGIAGLLVGIEPVIDMARTALNVSDGMITGLVAAKLTNNIDMKVYNDKSLNLEKKQASAKEDL, encoded by the coding sequence ATGGCTGTTTCGATTAGTGTAATCTGTTTTTTAATTTATCTGGGTGTTCTGTTTGTATTGCAGAAAAAAGGAAAATCTTTTAATGTACGTGTCGTTGCCGGTTTGTTCGGCGGTATTATATTTGGTGCAATTTTAAAGACAGTCGCAGATGATGCGGCGGTATCTGAGAGCCTCCGCTGGATCAGCCTGGTGGGTACTGCTTATACCAAGCTATTAAAGATGATGGTTATCCCATTGATATTTGTATCCATCGTTTGTGCTATCATTAACCAGAAATCAGGCAAGAACCTCGGCAAGATAACAGCTCTTGTACTGGCCATCCTCCTGTCCACGGCAGCAGTTGCAGCAGTGGTTGGCGGTGTTACTGCTACGGCATTTGGTGTCAGCGCAGAGGGACTGGAGATCGGCGAAGCGGAAAGTAAGAAGACTTCCCAGCTGGAGGAGAAGGCGAAAGAGGGTCTTTCTATTGAGGAAACCATTATTGATATCATTCCATCCAACCCAATCTTTGCCCTGACCGGACAGGGGAACAATGCAACCCTTTCCGTGGTGCTCTTTGCGGCATTCCTTGGAATCGGAGTTATCGGTGTTCGGACATATGCGCCGGAACAGGCGGAGTTTTTCGGAAAAATAATGAATTCGCTGAACACCTTGGTTGTGGAAGTGGTCATGATGATTATCATGCTGACCCCATTCGGTATCTTCTCTTTGATGACCAAAACCATTGCCGGAAGTGACTACACCAGTATCCTGAGGCTAGTAACCTTCGTTCTTGCCTCTTATACAGCTATTTTTATCATGTTCATCATTCACGGACTGATACTGGCTGCCGTAGGAGTCAGCCCGCTCACATATTTTAAGAAGGCTATGACAACCCTGGTATTTGCATTTACTTCCCGTACCAGCGCAGGAACCCTGCCGCTGACCATCAGAACCCTGACCGATGAGATGGGCGTAGATAACGGAGTTTCCAACCTGGCCGGTTCCCTTAGTACCTCCATCGGACAAAACGGATGCGCGGCGATTTATCCTGCCATGCTGGTAATCATGGTGGCTCCTGCCGTGGGCCAGCCCATAACCCCTTCCTTCTTTCTCCTGATGGTAGTTATCATCACGTTTGCTTCCATCGGCATCGCCGGTGTCGGCGGCGGCGCTACCTTTGCAGGCATCACCGTATTATCCGCACTTGGACTCCCGGTTGGTATCGCAGGTCTTCTGGTAGGAATTGAGCCTGTGATCGACATGGCCAGAACCGCCCTGAATGTAAGTGACGGTATGATAACCGGTTTGGTGGCCGCAAAGCTGACGAATAATATTGATATGAAGGTGTATAATGACAAGTCTCTGAACCTGGAAAAGAAACAGGCTTCCGCTAAAGAGGATTTATAA
- a CDS encoding aspartate kinase: MKKVVKFGGSSLASAKQFKKVGDIIRGDKSRRFVVPSAPGKRNDKDEKVTDLLYQCYDAAADGKSYKKILEKIKERYAEIIDGLDLNLNLDHEFETIEENFLKKAGRDYAASRGEYLNGLVMAEYLGFEFIDAAEAIFFDADGTFNAELTNKELGERLEHVERAVIPGFYGSRQDGTIKTFSRGGSDVTGSIVAKAIHADMYENWTDVSGFLVADPRIIKNPEVIETITYRELRELAYMGASVLHEDAIFPVRKEGIPINIRNTNKPEDKGTLIVESTCRKPNYTITGIAGKRGFCSINIEKAMMNAEVGFGRKVLEVFEKFGISFEHMPSGIDTMTVFVHQSEFVEFEQSVIAGIHRAVEPDFLEMESDLALIAVVGRGMKATRGTAGRIFSALAHARVNVKMIDQGSSELNIIIGVKNGDFEEAIKAIYDIFIMTEV, encoded by the coding sequence ATGAAAAAAGTTGTAAAATTCGGAGGAAGTTCTTTGGCCAGCGCAAAGCAGTTTAAAAAGGTTGGCGATATCATCCGCGGGGATAAAAGCAGACGTTTTGTGGTTCCGTCAGCGCCGGGCAAACGGAATGACAAGGATGAAAAGGTTACGGATCTGTTATACCAGTGCTATGATGCAGCAGCAGATGGAAAAAGCTATAAAAAGATTCTGGAGAAGATTAAGGAACGCTATGCAGAGATTATAGACGGCCTTGACTTAAACTTAAATCTGGATCATGAGTTTGAAACCATTGAAGAAAACTTCCTTAAAAAGGCAGGCCGGGATTATGCAGCTTCCAGGGGAGAGTATTTAAATGGACTGGTGATGGCAGAGTACTTAGGCTTCGAATTTATAGATGCGGCAGAAGCGATCTTCTTTGATGCAGATGGAACGTTTAATGCGGAACTTACCAACAAGGAGCTTGGGGAGCGGCTGGAGCATGTGGAACGGGCAGTGATTCCCGGCTTTTACGGATCCAGGCAGGATGGCACCATAAAGACCTTTTCCAGAGGCGGTTCCGATGTGACAGGCTCTATTGTGGCAAAGGCCATTCATGCGGATATGTATGAAAACTGGACGGATGTTTCCGGTTTCCTGGTGGCTGATCCCAGGATCATCAAGAATCCTGAGGTCATTGAGACCATTACATACCGGGAGCTGAGAGAGCTGGCTTATATGGGAGCCAGTGTCCTCCATGAGGATGCCATTTTCCCGGTGAGAAAAGAAGGGATACCCATTAATATCAGGAATACCAATAAGCCTGAGGACAAGGGGACCCTGATCGTGGAAAGCACCTGCAGGAAGCCTAATTATACCATAACCGGAATCGCAGGGAAGAGAGGCTTTTGCTCCATTAACATTGAAAAGGCCATGATGAACGCTGAGGTGGGGTTTGGGAGAAAGGTACTGGAGGTATTTGAAAAATTCGGAATCTCCTTTGAGCATATGCCGTCGGGAATCGATACCATGACCGTATTTGTCCATCAATCGGAATTTGTGGAATTTGAGCAGTCTGTCATCGCAGGGATCCACAGGGCGGTGGAGCCTGATTTCCTTGAGATGGAATCAGATCTTGCGCTGATTGCCGTGGTGGGCCGGGGGATGAAGGCCACCAGAGGAACTGCCGGTAGGATCTTTTCGGCTCTTGCCCATGCCAGAGTCAATGTTAAGATGATTGACCAGGGCTCCAGCGAGCTTAATATCATCATCGGCGTGAAGAACGGAGATTTCGAAGAAGCAATCAAGGCGATTTATGATATATTTATTATGACTGAGGTTTAA
- the xdh gene encoding selenium-dependent xanthine dehydrogenase, translating into MFVVNVNGKDYQSEEDMALMDFLRYKLGITSVKNGCKEGACGTCTVIVDGKTVRACVLKLSKLEGKKVQTIEGFTQRERDVFVYAFAAAGAVQCGFCIPGMVISGKCLIDQNPDPTREDVKQAIRTNICRCTGYTKIEDGILLAAKMLRENTEVPELKQTGNVGERTCRVDAEAKTLGTAKYADDYYLEGMLYGKNVFSKYARAKINGIDTSKALAMPGVVAVYTAKDIPGDRYIGHLAHDWPGMIDVGEETKCCGDTLAMVVAETPEQAAAAVKAVEIDYEELEPIRSPKEAMVPGAPQVHGEGFMHFGKFRIPENNLFDHEEVKRGDAEKALANSKYIAEGTFYVPPTEHAFMEPETAVGIPDGDGVKVITGSQGIYDEHHELSAYLGLPLEKVRIQSAFVGGGFGGKEDMSVQHQAALCAYLSKRPVKVSFSRQESINYHPKRHAMEIYCKIGCDENGIIQGMKAKLLSDTGAYASLGGPVLQRACTHAGGPYNYQNVDIEGDAYYTNNPPAGAFRGFGVTQSCMSTEVLINQLAEKVGISGWEIRYRNAIRPGQSLPNGQIADEGTGMVETLEAVKEDFEKYEADPNYFVGIASAMKNAGIGVGLADVGRCILRIRDGKVITGSSAAAIGQGLQTITLQMVCQTTGLTPEQVVVGHPDTKYTPDSGTTTASRQTVFTGEAIHIAALKLKEDLDAGHSLSDLEGKEYYGEFDFKTDPIGSDKPNPVSHIAYGYGTQLFVIDQEGKVVKVIAAHDIGKAINPLAAEGQVEGGVAMGLGYGLTEDFPLKDGIPQAKLGTLGIFKAPQMPPVDIRFIEKNPSDVAFGAKGVGEIVCVMGAPALQNAYYKKDGVFRYSLPLENTFYRKPKPAK; encoded by the coding sequence ATGTTTGTAGTAAATGTCAACGGTAAGGATTACCAATCAGAAGAAGATATGGCATTAATGGATTTTCTCCGTTACAAGCTTGGTATCACCTCCGTTAAAAACGGATGTAAGGAAGGAGCCTGCGGAACATGTACCGTAATTGTAGATGGAAAGACGGTCCGGGCATGCGTACTTAAATTATCCAAGCTGGAGGGGAAAAAGGTTCAGACCATCGAAGGGTTTACACAGAGAGAACGAGATGTCTTTGTTTATGCCTTTGCGGCAGCAGGAGCCGTTCAGTGCGGTTTTTGCATTCCAGGCATGGTGATCAGCGGCAAGTGTCTCATTGATCAGAATCCTGATCCAACCAGGGAAGATGTAAAGCAGGCGATCCGTACCAATATCTGCCGGTGTACTGGTTATACGAAAATAGAAGACGGCATTTTGCTGGCGGCAAAAATGCTTAGGGAAAATACAGAGGTACCTGAATTAAAGCAGACCGGTAACGTGGGCGAAAGAACCTGCCGGGTGGATGCGGAAGCAAAAACCCTGGGTACTGCCAAATATGCCGATGACTATTATCTGGAAGGCATGCTTTACGGAAAGAACGTGTTCAGCAAGTATGCACGTGCTAAAATTAACGGGATTGATACCAGCAAGGCTCTTGCAATGCCGGGCGTTGTCGCTGTTTATACGGCAAAAGACATACCTGGAGACAGGTACATCGGCCATCTGGCACATGACTGGCCCGGAATGATCGATGTTGGCGAAGAAACAAAGTGCTGCGGCGACACCCTTGCCATGGTCGTTGCTGAAACACCGGAACAGGCAGCAGCAGCAGTGAAAGCCGTAGAAATAGATTATGAAGAACTAGAGCCCATCCGCTCTCCAAAAGAAGCCATGGTACCAGGCGCCCCTCAGGTTCATGGCGAAGGCTTTATGCATTTTGGCAAATTCAGAATACCGGAAAACAACCTTTTTGACCATGAAGAAGTAAAACGCGGTGATGCAGAGAAGGCTCTTGCAAATTCCAAATATATTGCAGAGGGCACCTTCTATGTTCCGCCCACAGAGCACGCTTTTATGGAACCGGAAACTGCTGTAGGTATTCCTGACGGTGACGGGGTAAAGGTAATTACCGGATCACAGGGTATTTATGATGAACACCACGAATTAAGTGCATATCTTGGCCTCCCTTTGGAGAAAGTAAGAATACAGAGCGCATTTGTCGGCGGCGGCTTCGGCGGAAAGGAAGATATGAGCGTACAGCATCAGGCGGCTCTTTGTGCTTATTTATCAAAGAGACCTGTAAAGGTATCCTTCTCCCGTCAGGAAAGCATTAATTATCATCCTAAGCGCCACGCCATGGAAATCTACTGCAAGATCGGCTGTGATGAAAACGGTATTATACAGGGAATGAAGGCAAAGCTTCTCTCAGATACAGGAGCCTATGCTTCTCTGGGCGGACCAGTGCTTCAAAGAGCCTGCACTCATGCCGGCGGACCGTATAATTACCAGAACGTGGACATTGAAGGGGATGCTTATTATACCAACAATCCGCCAGCAGGCGCATTCCGTGGATTCGGTGTGACCCAGTCCTGTATGTCAACGGAAGTTTTGATCAACCAGTTAGCAGAGAAGGTAGGAATTTCCGGTTGGGAGATCCGTTACCGCAATGCCATCAGACCAGGCCAGTCCCTGCCTAACGGACAGATCGCTGACGAAGGCACCGGTATGGTGGAAACCCTGGAAGCAGTTAAAGAAGATTTTGAAAAATATGAAGCAGATCCTAATTATTTCGTAGGGATTGCATCTGCCATGAAGAACGCCGGTATCGGTGTGGGCCTTGCAGACGTAGGCCGCTGTATCTTAAGAATACGTGACGGAAAGGTAATTACAGGCTCTTCCGCTGCTGCTATCGGCCAGGGACTTCAGACCATAACCTTACAGATGGTCTGTCAGACCACAGGTCTTACGCCGGAACAGGTAGTGGTTGGACATCCGGATACAAAATACACACCAGACTCCGGAACTACCACCGCATCCCGTCAGACCGTATTTACAGGCGAAGCGATCCACATTGCAGCCTTGAAGCTGAAAGAAGATTTGGATGCAGGACATTCTTTAAGTGATTTGGAAGGCAAAGAATACTACGGCGAATTTGACTTTAAAACAGATCCTATCGGCAGTGATAAGCCAAATCCAGTGAGCCATATTGCTTATGGATATGGTACACAGCTTTTTGTTATTGACCAGGAAGGAAAGGTTGTAAAGGTAATCGCAGCTCATGACATAGGCAAAGCCATCAACCCTCTGGCCGCAGAAGGACAGGTAGAAGGCGGCGTAGCTATGGGGCTGGGTTATGGACTGACAGAGGATTTCCCATTAAAGGACGGCATTCCCCAGGCTAAGTTAGGTACGTTAGGTATCTTTAAAGCACCTCAGATGCCCCCTGTTGACATACGGTTCATTGAAAAGAATCCTTCTGATGTAGCATTCGGAGCAAAGGGAGTCGGTGAGATCGTTTGCGTTATGGGAGCACCTGCTTTGCAGAATGCTTATTATAAGAAGGATGGCGTATTCCGGTACAGTCTTCCATTGGAAAATACATTCTACCGCAAGCCGAAACCAGCAAAATAA
- a CDS encoding MarR family winged helix-turn-helix transcriptional regulator, with protein sequence MSHISDINSAYQKLNARADKLYEFIILYHNYIYAHHTYENENFNMMEIHTLTYIDDSPGITATELSKIWHKSKSAISQVIKKLVDSGYIEKRYKENNEKSVCLYVTEKGQRLSSVHKAYDVADITQTTSYLIEQCGESDLDAFYRIIEKYNELLKSDLEL encoded by the coding sequence ATGAGTCATATTTCAGATATAAACAGCGCATATCAAAAGTTGAATGCGCGGGCAGATAAGCTGTATGAATTTATCATTTTATATCATAACTACATCTATGCCCATCACACATATGAGAATGAAAACTTTAACATGATGGAGATCCACACCCTTACCTACATTGACGATTCTCCCGGGATTACTGCCACTGAGCTATCAAAGATATGGCATAAAAGCAAAAGTGCCATATCCCAGGTCATTAAAAAGCTGGTTGACTCCGGATATATAGAAAAACGCTACAAGGAGAATAATGAAAAGTCAGTATGCCTATACGTGACAGAAAAGGGACAGAGACTCTCCTCGGTTCATAAAGCTTACGATGTTGCAGACATCACACAGACAACCTCTTATCTGATTGAACAGTGCGGAGAGTCAGATTTGGACGCCTTTTACAGGATTATTGAGAAGTATAATGAACTTTTGAAATCTGATTTGGAATTATAG